GAGCGAATCGGACAGATCGGCGGCGTCCCGCGCGCCGTCGAGGATCGGGGCGATATCGTGGCCGCGGATCGCGAGCGGAACGAGGCCCACCGTCGAGAGTGCCGAGAAGCGCCCCGGCACGCCATCGGGGACGCGAAGCGCGGGGAGGTCGTGGTCGTCGGCGAGGTCGCGGAGCGGGCCCGAGTCACCCGTCGTCACGACGGTTCGCTCGGTCCAGTCGACGCCGGCCTCCTCGAAGGCCGCGCGGGCCACGAGGAAGTTCGCGAGGGTCTCCGCGGTCGTGCCCGAGCGCGAGACCACGTTTACTACGGTGTCGTCGAGCGGCAACAGCGAGAGCACCTCGGAGACCTCGCGGGGGTCGACGTTGTCGAGGGTGAGAATTCGAGAATCGCCGAGCGCCTCGGCGAGGGTGGCCGCGCCGAGCGCGCTCCCGCCGATCCCGACGACGAGGACGTACTCCGCCCCCGCGACCGGTTCGACTGCTTCCGTGATGGCCTCGGGGTCCGTGGTCTCGGGTAGGTTCAGCGCCGCGTAACCGAACTCGTCGTCCCGACGGCCGCGCTCGATCCGCTCGTGAGCGGTCGCGACGCGCTCGTCGAGCCGATCGAGGGACGTACGGGCGATCCCCGGTTCGGCGACGTCGGCCAGCGCGTTGCCGATATCGATCTTCATAGGGGGAGTGACGACCCCGGCGACAAAGCCCTGCCGACCGCGGCGTTTAATCGCTCGGGACCCTCCCTCGTACCATGGTCGAGGCGAACGCGGGCGACGACGCCGACGCGGCCGACGGTGGTACGGGCGGGAGCCCCCGATCGGACGCGGGCGAGAAGACCTACGACGGGCTGCTGGGCGCGATCCCCTACGCGTTTCGGTCGAGCCGGTCGCGGGTCTTCAGGAGCTACGCGGTCGTCGGGGTGCTCGCGGCGGTGCTCGTGGCCGTCTTCATGGCCCTCGCGCTCGTCACGCTGTTCGGCGCGACCGCGGGGGCGCGCGGCGGGTCGTTGACGCTCTCGCGCGCGTTCTACATGGTGGTCGCGCTGTTCCTCGTCGGCCCGCTCCTCGCTCCCGTGCTCTTCGTCGCGCGTCGGCACCGCCGGGTGGGCGACCGAAAGCGCTACGACGCCTGGCTGGGGTTCGCGGGGTTCGTCTTCCTCGCGTCGCTCTACGTCGGCCTCGTCGTGGCGGTGCCGGTCGCGAACCAGGAGGCCGTGACCGGCGTGCTCGCGCCCCTCGTCGAGGTGCTCTACGCGCTTCCGAGCCTCGCGGGGTTGGTCCCACCGGTCCTCGCCGCCGTCCTGATCTGGCTCGCCCACCGGTTCGCCCGGTAGCCCGAACTGAAAGACCCAATCCCACGGAGCGCGGAGTCCGCACATGGAAAAGCAGAGCACGTTCCTCGTGACCCACGCCGACGCGGCGTCGGCGGTGTTAAAGGACGCCGACGACGGCCAGGTCCACACGCTCGCCGAGAACCCGGACCTCGACGCGAACGACGCGCTCGATGCCACGGTCGCGAGCGACGAACTCGGCGTCACGTGGGAACTCGTGGATATCGAGGAGCGACGACCGCTGACGACCGGCGAGAGCGAGGAGCCGCCGACGAGCCAAGAACGCGAGCTCGCGGCCGAGGGGGACGAGGGCGACGTGACGACCCGCGAACGCGCCGGCGTCGGCGAGATCCACGTGCTCACGGTACCCCCAGAGCGGGTCGCGGACGCGGTGAGCGACGTGCTCGACGACGAGGCGACGCTGGTCCGGGCGGCCCGACTCGGCGTAAATCGTGTGGAGGTACGGAGCGATGGGGAAGCGGGCGTGGTTTCGGTTCGATATCTGCCCTGAGCCGGCGACAGGCTGCCGAAGGCGGACCTGAAAGCTTATGCCAGGATAACGTGACCGACGAGAGAGAAATGGGGATTCCGAGCGTTTTCGTGCGGCGAAGTCTACAGGTTGCCCTGGTGGTCGTGGTGGTCGCGAGCGCGGGCTACGGCGGTGGCGTCGTCCAGGCGGCCGGACCCGACCAGCCACCGAGTCACGAACTGAGGCCGGTGGCCGCCCAACAGACCGACTGGAACGGCGTGACCAACGACAGCGAACCCAACGACGACCGTTCGACGGCGACGCCGCTCGACCTCACCCCCGGACGGAACGAGGGGATCGTCGGAGGGACGATCACCGGTAGCATCAACCAGACGCCGGCGGACGAGGGAAACGTCACCGACCCCGACGTGGATTTCTACTCGTTCGACGCCACGGCGGGCCAGTCGATAAACATCTACTCGCAGGGGACCGCTCGCCTCCCATCGGGGCGCTACGACATGACGCCGGCGAAAGGAACGCTCTACGGTCCGAGTGGGGAAGTCGTCGCGACGGCCGGCTCCGGGATCGGGGACGTCTTCACGACCGGAACCACGCTCGAGGAGACCGGGACCTACTACTTCAAGGTCAACGGGAGCGGCGGTATCGAGGGCAGTAACTGGTACGACTTCGGCATCGGGGTCACGGACCCGGACCCGTTCGAGCCGAACGACGATGCCGATAGTGCGCTCCCGATCGACGACGGCAGCCCGATCAACGGGACCATCACGGGCGGCGACACCGATCGCTTCGCCGTCGAACCCACTACCGGCGGCGAGGTCACCGCCACCCTCGAACTCGGGGACCTGCCGACGGACAATCAGGGGAACCTCGTCGTCGACATTCTCGATGGGAACGGCGAACGCGTCAGTCGGACGTACGACGTCGACTATGCCGGTGATGCGTCCGAAAACGGTCCGTTCCGGAGCAACGAGACCCGGAAGACGGGGATGGAATCGAAAACCGTCGCGGTCGCGAACACAACCGTCGAAGCGGGCCGAACGTACTACGTCAGCGTGCGGCCGGTTCCCGAGTACGACCCGGGTGCGGTCGGTGGCTTCGTTCCCTACAGTCTGAACGTCTCGGTGAGCGGGTCGGATCGGGTGGAGGAAGCCAGCTCGCTGGTCATCGTCGGCGGTACCGCCGAGAACAAGGTCACCTACGCGTTCACCCACGATGGAACCGTCGAACGAAGTGGGGAGAGCCACGGCGCGCCCGTCGCGAACCACACGATCACCGTCGACCCCGACGTCGATACCGTCACGGATGGACGAGTGGATGGTCGTCTCGGCGGCGGTGGTGACGCCTACCTCGTGCAGGGGAACGTCACGGGGCTCAGACTCGACGGCAACGCGACCGTCTATCGCAACGGCGTCGAGGTCGACCCCACCTCGTTCGGTCCCGTCGCGGCTCGCGACACCGCGACAGCCACGTCGACCGCGACACCAACGGCTACATCGACGGCCACCGTGACATCGACTCGAACCGCGACCGCCACGCGAACGGCGACACCGACAGCAACGGCGACCGTTGCCCCACCGCCGACCGCGACGGCAACCCCGACCGCAACGGAGACGGCTGCTTCGACGACCCGTAGAGCGACGAACGCGAACGGGAGTCAGGGGGAAATCATCGGAGGAACCGAAACCGAAGCCGAAACCACCACGGAGGACGGGCCGGGGTTCGGTGCGTTACCGGCGGTGATCGCGGTCCTCGCGGCCGGGCTGGTGGCGCTTCGACGCCGCTGAACCGATCGAGGGCGCGCTCGTCGGCGAGCCCCATATAAGAAAGCTTATTCAAGGTCGTCGCACACCGCACGGCATGGTCGCGTTCGACGTACCGGACCTCGATTACACCCGGTACACCGACCGCCAGCTCGCCGCGGTTCCGCTGGCGGTGCTCGTTCTCGCGCTCTGCGTTCTCGGCGGCTGGTTCCTCGTCACCGGCGCGCCGGTGACCCCCGGCATCGACTTCACCGGCGGGACCGAGGTCCAGGTCTCGACCGGTGCT
This is a stretch of genomic DNA from Halococcus salsus. It encodes these proteins:
- a CDS encoding glucose-6-phosphate isomerase, translated to MKIDIGNALADVAEPGIARTSLDRLDERVATAHERIERGRRDDEFGYAALNLPETTDPEAITEAVEPVAGAEYVLVVGIGGSALGAATLAEALGDSRILTLDNVDPREVSEVLSLLPLDDTVVNVVSRSGTTAETLANFLVARAAFEEAGVDWTERTVVTTGDSGPLRDLADDHDLPALRVPDGVPGRFSALSTVGLVPLAIRGHDIAPILDGARDAADLSDSLYETPGYAYGAVAYALDMRGAAVNAMLPYAESLDSFGEWFAQLWAESLGKDGLGQLPARALGATDQHSQLQRYRAGPSNTLVTFVRPRERMSLPIPETDVDDLAYLGGVGMDDLIDAEFEATEASLAAANRPSVRVEIDRVDGRGIGELLYTMEVACVLAGELYGVETFTQPAVEWGKNATRGLIGESNEESAAVAEKTRLLVE
- a CDS encoding DUF5812 family protein, with amino-acid sequence MEKQSTFLVTHADAASAVLKDADDGQVHTLAENPDLDANDALDATVASDELGVTWELVDIEERRPLTTGESEEPPTSQERELAAEGDEGDVTTRERAGVGEIHVLTVPPERVADAVSDVLDDEATLVRAARLGVNRVEVRSDGEAGVVSVRYLP
- a CDS encoding PGF-CTERM sorting domain-containing protein, with product MVVVVASAGYGGGVVQAAGPDQPPSHELRPVAAQQTDWNGVTNDSEPNDDRSTATPLDLTPGRNEGIVGGTITGSINQTPADEGNVTDPDVDFYSFDATAGQSINIYSQGTARLPSGRYDMTPAKGTLYGPSGEVVATAGSGIGDVFTTGTTLEETGTYYFKVNGSGGIEGSNWYDFGIGVTDPDPFEPNDDADSALPIDDGSPINGTITGGDTDRFAVEPTTGGEVTATLELGDLPTDNQGNLVVDILDGNGERVSRTYDVDYAGDASENGPFRSNETRKTGMESKTVAVANTTVEAGRTYYVSVRPVPEYDPGAVGGFVPYSLNVSVSGSDRVEEASSLVIVGGTAENKVTYAFTHDGTVERSGESHGAPVANHTITVDPDVDTVTDGRVDGRLGGGGDAYLVQGNVTGLRLDGNATVYRNGVEVDPTSFGPVAARDTATATSTATPTATSTATVTSTRTATATRTATPTATATVAPPPTATATPTATETAASTTRRATNANGSQGEIIGGTETEAETTTEDGPGFGALPAVIAVLAAGLVALRRR